From a single Labrenzia sp. PHM005 genomic region:
- a CDS encoding citryl-CoA lyase, giving the protein MSDRNDVSDWWRTSIIDMEPGRIALRGRPVEDLIGNTGFAQMIWLMVTGKEISSHRAHLFEAALVAAVDHGPQAPSIAAARMAATCGIGLQSAMATGLNMLGNVHGGAGEQAVELYRRIEETGLHSLEETLNTWRAEHGRFIPGFGHRFHKPVDPRAPRLLALVEEAAAAGEVSGNYAAIGRAIENKLAEERSKPVPMNIDGATAVIYAELGCPAPLARGFFGLSRSVGILAHAWEQTEQGGRNKGPTPPEYRWTYDEGSTSKD; this is encoded by the coding sequence GTGAGCGATCGAAATGACGTTTCAGATTGGTGGCGAACATCCATCATCGATATGGAGCCAGGCCGGATTGCCTTGCGTGGTCGTCCCGTCGAAGACCTGATCGGCAACACTGGCTTTGCCCAAATGATCTGGTTGATGGTCACAGGTAAGGAGATTTCCAGTCACCGGGCGCACTTATTCGAAGCCGCCCTTGTTGCGGCCGTCGACCACGGACCGCAAGCGCCATCTATTGCGGCCGCGCGCATGGCAGCCACTTGTGGGATCGGACTGCAATCGGCCATGGCAACTGGGCTGAACATGCTGGGGAATGTCCATGGCGGCGCAGGCGAGCAGGCGGTCGAGCTCTACCGTAGAATTGAAGAAACCGGTCTGCATTCACTTGAAGAAACGCTGAATACCTGGCGCGCAGAGCACGGGCGGTTCATTCCAGGTTTCGGCCACCGATTTCACAAGCCCGTGGACCCGAGAGCGCCACGATTGCTGGCCCTTGTTGAGGAGGCAGCAGCTGCTGGCGAAGTTTCAGGGAACTACGCTGCAATCGGCCGTGCCATCGAAAACAAGCTCGCAGAAGAGCGCAGCAAACCAGTTCCAATGAACATTGATGGCGCAACAGCCGTCATCTATGCCGAGCTGGGCTGCCCTGCTCCGCTGGCAAGAGGGTTCTTCGGCCTCTCCCGGTCTGTCGGCATTCTGGCACATGCTTGGGAACAAACCGAACAGGGCGGCCGCAACAAAGGACCAACACCACCAGAATACCGTTGGACATACGACGAAGGCTCAACCTCCAAGGACTAA
- a CDS encoding CaiB/BaiF CoA-transferase family protein, whose translation MTKPLEGIQVLDLTNVLAGPFACHQLAHLGAEVIKIETVGRGDLARNLGADPDLSAKGMGISFLAQNAGKKSLTLNLKDPRGKDLLKRLVAQADVLVENFRPGVMDRLGVGYETLQKDAPHLIYCAISGFGQDGPWAHRPAYDQIVQGASGVMSITGDAESAPLRVGYPLADTVGGLTAAMAIASALNAENRGTFIDVSMLESVLATMGWVVSNHLIGGVAPTPNGNENPTSAPSGAFQCADGLINIAANKDEQWEILARHLGREDLIGNPEFATREDRKHSRLRLKAELETVLTTRPARTWAKELNRLGVPAGAVLTVPEVLSHPQITDRDFLGHFEEPPGIGRPIDLVRIGAMMDGKRPSVPTPPPELGAHTEEILGELGLPSEEIRKLRKEGVV comes from the coding sequence ATGACCAAACCGCTTGAAGGGATCCAGGTACTTGACTTAACCAATGTGCTTGCTGGACCCTTTGCCTGCCACCAACTGGCACATCTGGGCGCGGAAGTGATCAAGATCGAGACAGTCGGGCGGGGAGATCTCGCCCGCAATCTTGGCGCGGATCCCGACCTCTCTGCCAAAGGCATGGGCATCAGTTTTCTGGCGCAAAATGCCGGCAAGAAATCTCTGACGCTGAATTTAAAAGATCCACGCGGCAAAGACTTGCTCAAACGGCTTGTCGCTCAAGCAGATGTCCTGGTCGAAAACTTCCGGCCAGGGGTCATGGACCGGCTCGGTGTCGGTTATGAAACACTGCAAAAAGATGCACCGCACCTCATCTATTGCGCGATTTCCGGCTTTGGGCAGGATGGTCCCTGGGCACACCGCCCGGCTTATGACCAGATTGTTCAGGGCGCGTCTGGGGTCATGTCGATCACCGGTGATGCTGAGAGTGCCCCGTTACGGGTCGGTTATCCGCTGGCCGACACAGTGGGCGGACTGACCGCGGCCATGGCGATTGCGTCTGCCTTGAATGCCGAAAACCGCGGCACGTTTATTGATGTCTCCATGCTGGAATCGGTGCTTGCCACCATGGGCTGGGTGGTTTCCAACCATTTGATCGGCGGTGTCGCCCCGACACCCAACGGCAATGAAAATCCAACGTCTGCTCCATCCGGCGCGTTCCAGTGTGCAGACGGCCTGATCAACATTGCTGCGAACAAGGACGAGCAGTGGGAGATCCTGGCCAGACACCTCGGCAGGGAAGATCTGATCGGCAACCCGGAATTTGCCACACGCGAAGACCGCAAACACAGCAGGCTGCGCCTGAAAGCAGAGCTAGAAACAGTGCTGACAACGCGCCCGGCCCGGACCTGGGCCAAAGAGCTCAACAGGTTGGGCGTGCCCGCAGGAGCCGTTCTGACCGTGCCTGAGGTCCTCTCCCACCCACAAATCACAGATCGTGACTTTCTTGGCCACTTTGAAGAACCACCCGGGATCGGACGGCCGATCGACCTGGTTCGTATTGGCGCCATGATGGATGGCAAACGCCCCTCCGTCCCGACCCCGCCACCAGAGCTTGGCGCACATACTGAGGAAATCCTCGGCGAATTGGGTTTGCCGTCTGAAGAAATCAGGAAGTTGCGCAAGGAGGGTGTGGTGTGA
- a CDS encoding tripartite tricarboxylate transporter permease, giving the protein MLEGIFIGLSTAFSVTNLLMVVGGCLIGTFIGMLPGLGPMSIIAIMIPVAISIGDPSAALILLAGVYYGAIFGGSTSSILINAPGVASTVATSFDGYPLARQGKAGKALTVAAISSFSGGTIGAILLMIFAPALATVALLFHSAEYFALMVVGLSAIAAFAGTGQVIKALLMTILGLIMATVGEGALFNMPRFTMGMMDLQSGFGFITLAMAMFALPEALYLVLDPSRSKTDGGDGEIKDLRITKEEAKAITPVIGRQSIQGFLIGVLPGAGATIASFLGYAVERNIAPKEEQDQFGKGSVKGLAAPESANNAACTGSFVPLLTLGIPGSGTTAILLGALIALNVSPGPRLMVDQPEIFWAVIISMYLGNVILLILNLPLIPYIAKVLAVPRNFLIPFILFFTLMGAYIGQNNATELLILVGFGICATVLRFADYPLAPLLIGFILGSMLEDNFSRSMQLYDGIGFILERPMTLGLLVLAAILVILPSYRARRARARAEGVADGD; this is encoded by the coding sequence ATGCTCGAAGGAATCTTTATCGGGCTGAGCACGGCCTTTTCCGTCACCAACTTGCTGATGGTTGTCGGCGGGTGTCTGATCGGCACCTTCATAGGAATGCTGCCTGGGCTTGGGCCGATGTCGATCATCGCGATCATGATCCCGGTCGCGATTTCCATCGGCGACCCATCTGCCGCCCTCATTCTGCTCGCCGGCGTTTATTACGGTGCGATCTTCGGCGGTTCAACGTCTTCAATTCTGATCAACGCACCAGGCGTTGCCTCAACCGTTGCAACCAGTTTTGACGGTTATCCGCTCGCGCGCCAAGGCAAAGCCGGCAAGGCTCTGACCGTAGCTGCAATTTCATCCTTCTCCGGTGGCACCATTGGTGCCATCCTCTTGATGATCTTTGCGCCTGCTCTGGCAACCGTCGCCCTGCTATTTCATTCAGCTGAGTATTTCGCGCTGATGGTTGTTGGTCTTTCCGCCATTGCCGCTTTTGCTGGAACCGGCCAGGTAATCAAAGCTCTCTTGATGACCATTCTCGGCCTCATCATGGCAACCGTCGGTGAAGGCGCTTTGTTCAACATGCCGCGCTTCACCATGGGGATGATGGATCTGCAATCAGGTTTCGGTTTTATCACACTTGCAATGGCCATGTTTGCCTTGCCCGAAGCCCTCTACCTCGTTCTTGATCCGAGCCGGTCTAAGACAGATGGCGGCGATGGTGAGATCAAGGATTTGCGTATTACCAAGGAGGAAGCCAAGGCGATCACACCGGTCATCGGCCGCCAATCAATCCAAGGCTTCCTGATCGGGGTTTTGCCGGGCGCAGGGGCAACCATTGCATCCTTCCTCGGCTACGCCGTAGAGCGCAACATCGCTCCCAAGGAAGAACAGGATCAATTCGGCAAGGGCTCGGTTAAAGGTCTGGCAGCCCCGGAAAGCGCCAACAACGCCGCTTGCACAGGCTCCTTCGTGCCGCTGCTAACGCTTGGTATTCCCGGGTCCGGCACCACCGCAATCCTGCTCGGTGCTCTGATTGCCCTGAACGTCTCTCCAGGTCCGCGCCTGATGGTCGATCAGCCGGAAATCTTCTGGGCGGTCATCATTTCCATGTATCTCGGCAATGTGATCCTCCTGATCCTCAATCTGCCGCTGATTCCGTACATCGCCAAGGTTCTGGCAGTTCCGCGGAACTTCCTGATCCCCTTCATTTTGTTCTTCACTTTGATGGGCGCCTACATCGGTCAGAACAACGCGACCGAACTCCTGATCCTGGTTGGCTTCGGCATCTGCGCGACAGTGCTGCGCTTTGCGGATTACCCACTGGCACCGCTTCTGATCGGCTTCATCCTCGGCTCCATGCTGGAAGACAATTTTTCCAGGTCCATGCAGCTCTATGATGGCATTGGATTCATTTTGGAACGGCCGATGACACTAGGACTTCTGGTTCTGGCGGCAATCCTCGTGATCCTGCCGAGTTACCGCGCCCGCAGGGCCCGTGCCCGGGCGGAAGGCGTTGCTGACGGTGATTGA
- a CDS encoding tripartite tricarboxylate transporter TctB family protein, with product MALDRWIAMIILLICLAYGYTAFFTMDDALAPFMRRNPIWPSTFPKILSVLAIICSLLILLGFEKSSGEPKPSEINYRRLTDYKLGQAIALLVLMVAYALLLRPAGFLLSTVGFLFLGSYILGERRYVTMALASAIAAGVVWYLVDQVLGIFLSPLPFFFRNGG from the coding sequence ATGGCGCTCGATCGATGGATCGCCATGATCATTTTGTTGATCTGTCTTGCTTATGGATACACGGCGTTTTTCACCATGGACGACGCTCTTGCGCCATTCATGCGCAGGAACCCGATTTGGCCTTCGACATTCCCGAAAATACTGTCGGTTCTGGCGATCATATGTTCCTTGCTGATCTTGTTAGGCTTTGAAAAGAGCAGCGGCGAGCCCAAACCATCTGAAATCAACTACCGTCGATTGACCGACTACAAACTCGGCCAGGCAATCGCTTTGCTCGTCCTGATGGTGGCCTATGCTTTGCTTTTGCGCCCTGCAGGCTTCTTGCTGTCGACCGTCGGTTTCTTGTTCCTGGGCTCCTACATCCTCGGCGAACGGCGTTACGTTACGATGGCACTGGCTTCAGCCATCGCCGCAGGCGTTGTCTGGTACCTTGTTGACCAGGTTCTTGGGATTTTCCTGAGCCCCTTGCCATTCTTCTTTAGAAACGGAGGCTGA
- a CDS encoding tripartite tricarboxylate transporter substrate binding protein — translation MTLMKMTRRVVLAAAAASMTFAMPAMADNHKIVDSIHFLIPGGAGGGWDGTARGTGEALTKSGLVGTASYENMSGGGGGKAIGYLIENAASNHGTLMVNSTPIVIRSLTGVFPQNFRDLTLVAGTIGDYAALVVGKDSPINSMTDLIAAYKADPSGTAIGGGSVPGGMDHLVAAMAMQAAGEDPTAFKYIPYDAGGKAMAALLSGEIAALSTGFSEAVDLANAGEVKIIGVTSNERVDTYKDAPTMKEQGIDTHFVNWRGFFAAPGLPADKLEAYQYAIAKMYSTDAWEEVRARNGWVNIHTPGDDFLKFLEFQEKEIGDLMKKLGFL, via the coding sequence ATGACACTTATGAAAATGACCCGCCGGGTCGTTCTGGCTGCGGCAGCAGCTTCCATGACATTTGCTATGCCTGCGATGGCAGACAACCACAAGATTGTCGATTCCATTCACTTCCTGATCCCTGGTGGTGCAGGTGGCGGTTGGGACGGCACTGCACGTGGAACTGGTGAAGCTCTTACGAAGTCTGGCCTCGTTGGCACAGCTTCCTACGAAAACATGTCTGGCGGCGGCGGCGGCAAGGCCATCGGCTACCTGATCGAAAATGCTGCCTCCAACCATGGCACGCTCATGGTCAACTCGACCCCGATCGTCATTCGGTCCCTGACAGGCGTTTTCCCGCAGAACTTCCGCGACCTGACACTCGTTGCAGGAACCATCGGTGATTACGCTGCGCTTGTTGTTGGCAAAGACAGCCCTATCAACTCCATGACAGACCTGATCGCAGCCTATAAAGCTGATCCGTCTGGTACAGCGATTGGCGGCGGTTCTGTGCCTGGCGGCATGGATCACTTGGTTGCGGCCATGGCGATGCAGGCAGCTGGTGAAGACCCGACAGCTTTCAAATACATCCCGTATGATGCTGGCGGAAAAGCTATGGCCGCTTTGCTTTCCGGTGAGATCGCTGCTCTGTCGACCGGTTTCTCGGAAGCAGTTGACCTTGCAAACGCGGGCGAAGTCAAAATCATCGGCGTAACGTCTAACGAACGCGTAGACACTTACAAAGATGCGCCGACAATGAAGGAGCAGGGCATTGATACGCACTTTGTCAACTGGCGTGGTTTCTTCGCAGCCCCCGGCCTGCCGGCAGACAAGCTTGAAGCCTACCAGTATGCAATCGCGAAGATGTACTCAACTGATGCCTGGGAAGAAGTCCGTGCCCGCAACGGCTGGGTGAACATCCACACGCCAGGTGATGACTTCCTCAAGTTTCTGGAGTTTCAGGAAAAGGAAATCGGCGATCTGATGAAGAAGCTCGGCTTCCTTTAA
- a CDS encoding response regulator transcription factor, with translation MRLLLVEDTFDMAEAIMIRLDRSGIACDLAKTLDEARSLLDVQRYDVIVLDLNLPDGLGTDLLKEMRAKADRTPVLVLTAEFSVDDRVSTLNSGADDYLVKPFDHRELEARIQALFRREKGDKAEEILLGDLTFNATARVVRHKDTPVNLTRREFSLLELLIRNRGKILSKERLFEGVFSFQDTDVSMNALELYIARLRKKLSGSSVRIETQRGLGYKLETDG, from the coding sequence GTGCGTTTGCTGCTGGTTGAAGACACATTTGACATGGCCGAGGCGATTATGATCCGGCTGGACCGGAGCGGTATTGCCTGTGATCTTGCAAAGACGCTGGACGAAGCCCGGTCGCTGCTCGATGTGCAGCGCTACGATGTGATCGTTCTGGATTTGAATTTGCCGGATGGCCTCGGGACAGACCTTCTTAAAGAGATGCGCGCGAAAGCTGACCGCACACCGGTTCTGGTACTAACGGCAGAATTTTCCGTTGATGACCGGGTGTCCACGCTGAATTCCGGCGCGGATGACTATCTGGTGAAGCCGTTTGACCATCGTGAATTGGAAGCCCGTATCCAGGCCCTTTTCCGGCGCGAAAAAGGCGACAAGGCCGAAGAGATTTTGCTCGGAGATCTAACTTTTAATGCCACTGCCCGCGTCGTTCGGCACAAGGACACGCCGGTTAATCTGACACGGCGGGAATTTTCCCTTTTGGAACTTCTCATCCGCAACCGGGGCAAAATCCTAAGTAAGGAACGGCTCTTTGAGGGTGTATTCAGTTTTCAAGATACCGACGTCAGCATGAACGCTTTGGAGCTTTACATTGCGCGCTTGCGTAAAAAACTGTCTGGCAGTTCGGTGCGCATCGAAACCCAAAGAGGGCTTGGCTACAAGCTGGAAACAGATGGCTAG
- a CDS encoding sensor histidine kinase, translating into MASLLNRLGATSLTARVALGVTFLLAFGGVIVSVAAFAYGREAARSAYDRLLVGAANDIASAIAVVDGSPVLVLPHSAFELLALAPDDRIGYRILGPDGETLTGYDEIVLPDGLTGFQDVFFDAPFFGENARYVVVSRQFAERTWSGTVRIVVGQTLLAREAMAFDITRKALYVLAASGFAMMLLAVLVVRAVFNPLKRIASGLAARDPHDLTPLDTDVPRETAIMIQALNGFMGRLDRQMNSMRHLISDTAHQLRTPVAALRAQADLFSDEKDPERRERVVERIQTRSSSLGRLLDQMLSQALVIHRGDSVRRERVDLRDVVLDVFEDGDHTVLMPHMEVVPTVADHPILVLADATSLQEAVKNLLSNALKYGRAPVRIGATLEGDTASIWVEDSGGGPDPDVLSALGSRFNQAGPIRQNSSGLGLAIAHAVANSFEGRLVLENRQGETFRAALLFPAIKAESS; encoded by the coding sequence ATGGCTAGCCTTCTCAACAGATTGGGGGCGACCTCACTCACGGCCCGAGTTGCGCTGGGAGTGACCTTTCTGTTGGCATTCGGCGGTGTGATCGTCTCGGTCGCCGCATTTGCATACGGCCGGGAAGCCGCGCGGTCCGCCTACGACCGGCTGTTGGTGGGAGCTGCGAATGATATTGCTTCTGCGATTGCCGTTGTGGACGGCAGTCCGGTTCTGGTTTTGCCTCATTCTGCTTTTGAACTTCTCGCACTCGCCCCTGATGACCGCATCGGTTATCGGATCTTGGGACCGGATGGAGAAACGCTCACAGGTTACGATGAAATCGTACTTCCTGACGGGCTGACGGGTTTTCAGGATGTTTTCTTTGATGCGCCGTTTTTTGGTGAAAATGCCCGGTATGTTGTCGTTTCGCGTCAATTTGCAGAACGTACCTGGAGTGGGACCGTCCGGATCGTTGTCGGTCAGACGTTGCTTGCCCGGGAAGCCATGGCCTTCGATATTACCCGGAAAGCGCTCTATGTGCTGGCTGCGTCCGGGTTCGCAATGATGCTGTTGGCGGTGCTCGTTGTGCGGGCCGTCTTCAATCCCTTGAAGCGTATTGCAAGTGGCTTGGCAGCGCGGGACCCACATGATCTTACGCCTTTGGATACGGATGTCCCGCGCGAAACAGCGATTATGATCCAAGCACTGAACGGGTTCATGGGACGGCTCGACAGGCAGATGAATTCGATGAGGCATTTGATTTCCGACACCGCTCATCAACTGCGGACGCCTGTTGCAGCACTCCGGGCGCAGGCGGATCTCTTTTCTGACGAGAAGGATCCGGAGCGCAGAGAACGTGTTGTTGAACGGATTCAAACCCGGTCTTCCAGTCTCGGCCGTTTGCTCGATCAAATGCTGAGTCAGGCGCTTGTCATTCACCGCGGCGACAGTGTCCGCCGCGAACGGGTTGATTTGCGCGACGTCGTACTCGATGTTTTTGAGGATGGCGACCACACGGTGTTGATGCCGCATATGGAAGTTGTTCCGACAGTGGCGGACCATCCGATATTGGTTCTGGCGGATGCAACGTCACTTCAGGAGGCCGTCAAGAACCTACTGAGTAATGCTTTGAAATACGGGCGGGCTCCGGTGCGGATCGGGGCGACGCTTGAAGGTGATACCGCTTCAATATGGGTCGAAGACAGCGGTGGAGGCCCCGACCCTGATGTTCTTTCTGCTCTTGGGTCGCGATTCAATCAGGCAGGACCAATCCGGCAAAACAGTTCAGGCCTTGGCTTGGCAATTGCGCATGCTGTCGCAAACTCCTTTGAAGGGCGGCTCGTTTTGGAAAATCGGCAAGGGGAAACGTTTCGCGCTGCGCTCCTATTTCCGGCAATCAAAGCGGAGAGCTCATGA
- a CDS encoding ABC transporter substrate-binding protein has protein sequence MRHRSTCWAALSFLLSLGLAVQVTQGFANEPELIERFETPSATQTLIVRSTADISIYAPVVEAFLETQSDLAIVYEQWGSNDLYSQTRQECREDAPAADVVISSGVHQMVKLVNEACAQSHVSRETEQLPPALRWRDELWGITREPAVVVYNQELVPPDEVPKSRFDLLDLLRPTYTRYAGRIATYDIERSGLGYLFAFIDAQEASTFGALQEAFVRTQAVLSCCSSDIIRGVAEGRYLIAYNVLGSYAQGYQQTDDRIGIVLPSDYTLVLSRALMIPKGADNTAAAAEFLDFQLSPAGQRALREALLISPLLETEEGAEGETLSSTALRPIGLSPSLMVARDQLTRETFLKRWRVTFPVP, from the coding sequence ATGAGACATCGATCCACGTGTTGGGCGGCCTTGTCGTTTCTGCTGAGCCTGGGCCTGGCGGTTCAGGTGACACAAGGATTTGCAAATGAGCCGGAACTGATCGAACGATTTGAAACCCCATCCGCGACACAGACACTGATCGTCCGGTCGACCGCCGATATTTCGATCTATGCACCAGTTGTCGAGGCGTTTCTCGAAACCCAGTCAGATCTTGCCATTGTTTATGAACAATGGGGGTCGAACGATCTCTACAGCCAGACACGGCAGGAATGCAGGGAAGATGCACCTGCAGCAGATGTGGTCATCAGTTCCGGCGTGCATCAGATGGTTAAGCTGGTCAATGAAGCGTGTGCGCAAAGCCATGTTTCCAGGGAGACTGAGCAGTTGCCACCCGCACTTCGCTGGCGCGATGAACTGTGGGGCATCACTCGGGAACCGGCTGTCGTCGTCTACAATCAGGAACTTGTTCCGCCCGATGAAGTGCCGAAATCTCGGTTCGACCTTTTGGATCTATTGCGGCCGACTTACACAAGATACGCGGGTAGGATCGCCACTTACGACATAGAGCGCTCCGGCTTGGGCTATCTTTTTGCATTCATTGATGCTCAGGAAGCCTCGACCTTTGGGGCGCTGCAAGAGGCTTTTGTGCGTACTCAGGCCGTCCTGTCCTGCTGTTCTTCGGACATTATCCGGGGGGTTGCAGAAGGGCGTTACCTGATCGCCTACAATGTGCTTGGATCCTATGCGCAAGGGTATCAGCAAACGGATGACCGGATCGGGATTGTTCTTCCCTCTGATTATACACTTGTTTTGTCGCGCGCACTCATGATCCCCAAAGGCGCAGATAATACCGCGGCAGCTGCCGAGTTTCTTGATTTTCAACTGTCACCGGCCGGGCAGCGCGCACTCCGCGAAGCTTTATTGATCAGTCCGCTTTTGGAAACGGAGGAAGGAGCAGAGGGAGAAACACTCAGTTCGACAGCCCTCCGGCCAATCGGCCTGTCACCTTCTTTGATGGTGGCGCGCGATCAGCTAACCCGCGAGACATTTCTGAAACGCTGGCGTGTGACGTTTCCGGTGCCATAA
- a CDS encoding ROK family protein, which translates to MVTSFDIGGSFIRFARPLAAGLAVEAGRVPTPLNSWPDFVDALRSCLPDPAGPAVISLAGAFDAETGLADVANIPCLHGRRVASDLSEELGVPVQIINDANAFALAEAVDGAGAGKDTVFAIILGSGVGGGLTHKGMLVTGHGGIAGEWGHGPVVDPTAAGTLSGIPHFECGCGQTGCLDAYGSARGLEKLHQALHGTDLSSIQITSAWHAGDLDATKTIDVYTTLLSRALSMVVNLLGPDVIPVSGGLSADEELLKEIDSKTRALTLAAYETPLVLRGTFADNGGLQGASIQARKTFKEEFFLTS; encoded by the coding sequence ATGGTGACCTCATTTGATATTGGCGGCAGCTTCATCCGGTTTGCTCGCCCTCTGGCGGCCGGCCTAGCTGTTGAGGCAGGGCGCGTGCCAACGCCGCTCAATTCCTGGCCGGACTTTGTTGACGCTCTTCGAAGCTGTCTTCCTGACCCTGCCGGTCCTGCGGTTATCTCCCTAGCCGGTGCCTTTGATGCCGAGACTGGCCTGGCTGACGTCGCCAACATTCCATGCCTTCATGGCCGCCGCGTCGCTTCAGACTTGAGCGAAGAATTGGGTGTCCCGGTTCAGATCATCAATGATGCCAATGCATTTGCTCTAGCTGAGGCGGTGGACGGCGCCGGTGCCGGAAAAGACACTGTCTTTGCCATCATTCTCGGCTCTGGCGTTGGCGGCGGGTTGACCCATAAGGGCATGTTGGTAACCGGACATGGCGGTATTGCTGGGGAATGGGGGCACGGCCCTGTTGTCGACCCAACGGCTGCCGGCACCCTGTCAGGTATTCCCCATTTTGAATGCGGCTGCGGACAGACCGGCTGCCTGGATGCCTATGGATCGGCCCGTGGCCTGGAGAAACTGCACCAAGCCCTCCACGGAACAGACCTTTCAAGCATTCAAATTACCAGCGCTTGGCATGCAGGTGATCTTGACGCAACCAAGACAATTGACGTCTATACGACGCTTCTATCCCGCGCCCTCAGTATGGTGGTCAATCTGCTCGGACCGGACGTCATACCGGTGAGCGGCGGGCTCAGCGCGGATGAAGAATTGCTGAAGGAAATCGACAGCAAGACCCGTGCATTGACCTTGGCGGCCTATGAGACTCCGCTGGTCTTGCGCGGAACATTTGCAGACAACGGAGGTTTGCAAGGCGCAAGCATCCAAGCGCGCAAGACCTTCAAGGAAGAGTTTTTCCTAACGTCATAA
- a CDS encoding UTRA domain-containing protein, translating into MASGESHTWTGIREELLQRIHDRIWQPGELIPHEADLAEEFGCARTTVNRALRDLAESGLVVRKRRAGTRVVLNPPQRATLTIPIIREEVEALGKAYRHSLLIRDQRPLPPMLHGAFQAALSGDVLYLKTLHFADKRPYAFEERYINLQAAPEATKADFTKISANEWLVQNAPYSHGDLSLFAMSADKAAAEKLDTAPGSALFAMERITWAGEQPITHVKLVYAPGYRMRTAL; encoded by the coding sequence GTGGCTTCTGGCGAGTCCCATACCTGGACCGGCATCCGGGAAGAACTGTTGCAGCGGATCCATGACCGGATTTGGCAACCCGGCGAACTGATCCCGCATGAAGCGGATCTCGCCGAGGAATTCGGCTGTGCCAGAACCACTGTGAACCGTGCCCTCAGGGATCTTGCCGAAAGCGGCCTTGTCGTCCGTAAACGTCGGGCCGGTACGCGCGTCGTGCTTAATCCGCCGCAGCGGGCAACCTTGACCATTCCCATCATCCGGGAAGAAGTCGAAGCCCTGGGCAAGGCCTACCGGCACAGCCTGCTGATCCGCGATCAGCGGCCACTGCCACCAATGCTACATGGCGCCTTTCAAGCCGCCCTTAGCGGCGATGTTCTTTATCTAAAAACACTGCATTTCGCCGACAAACGTCCCTATGCCTTCGAAGAACGGTACATCAACCTGCAAGCCGCGCCGGAGGCGACCAAGGCGGATTTCACCAAAATCAGTGCCAACGAATGGCTCGTTCAAAACGCGCCTTACAGCCACGGCGACCTCTCCCTTTTTGCAATGAGTGCAGATAAGGCGGCTGCCGAAAAACTGGATACGGCGCCGGGCAGTGCTCTGTTTGCAATGGAACGCATTACCTGGGCAGGCGAACAACCAATCACGCATGTGAAACTGGTGTATGCACCCGGTTATAGGATGCGCACGGCTCTTTAA